In Aquisalimonas asiatica, the sequence GGGTCGCCGTCGGCGACACCATCACCCTCGGCACCTCCCGCGGCGAACGCGCCTTCCCGGTGGCGGCCGTGCTCTACGATTACGGGACCTCGGAGGGGGCGGTTATCATGGGGCGCGAGACGTACGACGGCCACTGGGATGACCCGGCCGTGGACAGCCTCGGCGTGTACGCCAGCGACGGTGTCTCCACGGAGGCGTTGCGGGAGCGGCTCCAGGGCGCGGCCGCAGAGGGTGAGCAGTTGTTGCAGTTCCAGTCCAACCGCGAGATCCGTGCGCTGTCCCTGGAGATCTTCGATCAGACGTTCACCATCACCCAGGTGCTGCGGATGCTGGCGATTCTCGTGGCGGTCACCGGCGTGTTGAGTGCGCTGCTGGCGTTGTCGCTGGAGCGGGCCCGGGAGTATGCCGTCCTCCGCGCGGTTGGGGTCACACCACGCGAACTCGGGGGGCTGGTCACCGCGCAGAACGCCCTGGTGGGCGTGCTCAGCGGCCTGTTCGCCATACCGCTGGGGCTGGGCCTGGCGGCGGCGCTGATTCTTGTGATCAACCAGCGCTCCTTCGGCTGGTCCATGGACCTGGCCGTCGATCCCTGGATACTGCTGCAGGCCCTCGGGCTGGCTCTGGTTGCGGCGCTGGTGGCCGGGCTCTATCCGGCCTGGCGCATGGCCCGCACCACGCCGGCCCTGGCAATGAAAGAGGACTGACCCATGGCAACGGACCCCGAACACCGACCCATCGGACGGCGCATGCGCTGGCAGCTTGGCGTCACCGTCGTCGCGGTGCTGGTGTTGCTGCTCCTGCTACGTATGTGGTCCGGTGAGGACGACGCGGATACCCCCGAGGCGGACGGGTTCGACGTGACCGGGGCGCTGTCCGGGGAAGAGGATGCGGCCGGCTTTGCACGTGTCACCGGCCCCGAGCCCCTGTCGTTCCCGGAAGACCACGGCCCCCATCCTGATTATCGCCATGAGTGGTGGTACGTCACCGGCAATGTGCGCGATGACGATGATCGCCATTTCGGCTTCCAGGTCACCCTGTTCCGTTTCAACGTCGCCGCCGATCCGCCGGAGCGGGAGGCGGCGCTGGCCACCAACCAGCTGTGGATGGGGCATCTGGCCATTACGGACACCGAGAGCGGCGAGTTTCATCACCGTGAGCGGTTCGTGCGCGGGGCGGCGGGGCTGGCCGGCGGTGTCGCGGAGCCCTTCCGCGTCTGGGTAGAGGACTGGGAGATGACCGGCGAGGGGGACGACATGATGCCGTTGCGGCTGCAGTTCCCCGATGACGAGCTGGGCCTGGATATTCTGCTGGAGCCGCGCAAGGACCTGGTGCTCCAGGGCGAGGACGGCTACAGCCGCAAGGGGCCGGAGGCGGGCAACGCCTCCCGGTACTACTCCTATACCCGCCTGGCGGCGTCCGGGGAGCTGACGGTGGGCGACGCCACCCACGGGGTCAGCGGACAGGCGTGGATGGACCGGGAGTGGGGCACCAGCACGCTGAGCGAGGAGCAGGCGGGGTGGGACTGGTTCTCCATACAGCTGGAGGACGACCGGGACATCATGTTCTACCACCTGCGCCGGGATGACGGCTCCATCGACCCCCTGAGCAAGGGGGTGCTGGTGGCACCCGACGGCGAGAGCCGGGTGCTGTCGCTGGACGACGTGGCGCTGGAGCCGGAGCGGCACTGGGAGAGCGACGATGGCACCCGGTATCCGGTCGCCTGGCGCATGCAGCTACCGGAGGAGGAGCTGGATCTCCGGCTTGAGGCGGTCGTGGACGACCAGGAGCTGCGAGGCGCCTTTCGTTACTGGGAAGGCGCCATCCGCGTCACTGCGGAGCAGGGGCCGGACGGGGTGGGCTACGCCGAGCTGACCGGCTACTGACCGGCGGCGTGCCCTCGTCCACCGGGCCGTTTCAATAGGCCTTGAGGACGGTGTCGCGGAGCTCGCCGATGATGGCGCCCCGGGCGGCGGGGTTGCGCCGGCGCAGGGGGAGCAGCACGGCCTCCATGAGCGTCATCAGGGTCTCGCTGCGCGTCTCCAGATCCGCCACGGACCGCTCGCCACGCTCCCGCGCCAGCCCCGCGAGGCACTGCTGGAGCAGTTGTCGCAGCTTGTCTTCCTGGCGACCGAGCTGCTCGCGGAAGACCCGGTTGACCGCACTGTTGTATGGCTCCTGCCAGTACCCGGCGATACCGTCGGCAATGCGCTCGTCCTCGGCCAGGGCCGAGACACCCCGGAAGAAGGTGTCGAGCTGCTCCCGCGGCGTTGCGGCCGCCTGCATCGGTGCGATGATGTGTTCGTCGAACAGTGACTCCAGGCCCTCGAGACATTCCCTGAAGAGGGCTTCCTTGCCGTCGAAATGCCAGTAGAGGGCGCCCTTGCTGAGGCCAACGGCCCGGGCAATGGTGTCGATGGAGACGCCGTCGTAGCCATGGCGGCCAAACAGCCGGAAGGCTGCGTCGCGAACGGTGTCCCGGGTCTGTTTCTGGTTGCTCTTCATTCCATCGTGCGTAACCGGCAACGGCGTGGCTGTTGTCATTTTGGTATCGCTTCAGATCGGGTTGCCCCCGAAGCGGTGGGGCAACGTCTATAGTATCAGCCTGTCAGAAGTTACAGGTATGCCAGTCTGACGGCCAACAAGCTGTGATCTGGTTGGCACAACGGGTAATCAAGCGATCATTAACGCTTTCTGGTTGGGTCGCACGGTGATGGCGGGGGTCAGGAGACAGCGGCCTGACTGAAATAGCGGGCCAGGTACTGCTCGAAGGTGAGGGTGTCGGCCTGTTCCACGGCGGCCTGTTCTGCCAGGGATTCGCGGCTGGCCGCTTCGAATCGTGCCCGGGTGTCGGGATCCAGGGGGTGGCTCTTGAAGGCCTGCTCGTGGCCCCGTGACTGCCGCATGGCGAATTCGATGAAGTTCTCGCCGTTGCCGCGCATGCTCTCAAGCACGCGCGCCGACGGGGTGCGGTCGGTGTCCCGAACGCTGGCGTGGTAGAGCGCCACGGCATCGCCGTAGGGTGTATCCGTGCGGGTCTGATCCAGCAGTTCGGCGATGCAGGCAAGGTCGCGGCAGATGGTGTCCGCCCATTCCTGCAGGCGGATCCCGCCCTGGCCGTCATCCAGCATCAGCTCCGGGTCACGGCCCTTGCGGGCCACCAGACCCTGATTCTGGTTGATGCGACCCTGCTCGCGGGCGGAGATCGGGGGGCTGTCTTCCAGCAGGCAGTAGACCAGCAGCGCTTCCAGGAAGTGCAGCTGGCTGGCCACCACGCCCACCGGGGCGAACGGGTCCAGGTCCAGGGCGCGGATTTCCACGTACTCCACACCCGCACGGCGCAGCGCCCGCGTGGGCTTCTCGCCGGAGCGTGCCACCGCCTTGGGGCGCACGAAGCTGTAGTATTCGTTCTCGATCTGCAGCACGTTGGTGTTGAGCTGCCGCCATTCGCCATCCACCCGGGCGCCGATCTTTGCCCACTCCGGGTCTTCGGTGCTGATGGCACGCTCCAGGCTGCCCACGTAGGCGTCCAGATCGTTGTAGGAGATGTTCAGGCCCGCCTGGGCCTTGTTCTTGTAGCCCACATCGCTCATGCGCAGCGAGGTGCCGTAGGGCTCGTAGAACGTGTAGGCGTCGAATTCCCCGAACCCCGGATTGTCGCCACCGGTAAACGACTTGCACACGGCCGGCGACGCACCGAACAGGAACGGGATCAACCAGCCGAAACGCTGGAAGTTGCGGATCAGCCGGAAGTAGGCGTCTGAGATGAACGTCTGCAGGTCGCGCGTGTCGCCCTCGTGTTCCTTGAGCACCTCCCAGAACGCGCTGCTGAACGAGTAGTTGAAGTGGATGCCGGAGATCGCCTGCATGGCGCGGCCGTAGCGCCAGTCCAGCCCGCGGCGGTAGACGTGCTTCATCATGCCCACGTTGGACTCGCCGTACCAGGCGATGGGAATGGAGGCGTCGCCGCCGACAATGCAGGGCATGCTGGTGGCCCACAGCAGCTCGTCACCGATGTTCTGGTAGGTGAAGGTGTGGATGTCCTCGAGAAATGCCAGTGCGCTGGAGATCTCGTGCTCCGGCGGCGTGATGAACTCCAGCAGCGCCTCGGAATAATCGGTGGTGATCCAGGGGTGCGTGAGATTCGAGCCCAGCGCCCCGGGGTGGGGCGTCTGGGCGATGTGGCCGTCCCGGTCCACGCGCAGGCTCTCTTTCTCCAGCCCCTTCAGGCTCCCGCGCAGAAGCCCGCGCTGATGGGTGTTCAGAAGACTGGCTAGCCGTTTCTCTGCGTTCCGGACCATTGGTCGCGATGCCCCCAGCTGGTGCGCGAACCGGGATTGTGCATGGACTGGTCAGGAATTGGAATGCTCAGCCGCCGGCATTGTCCAGATTGGCCAGTACGATCTTGCCCGTGTGGACGCCGGATTCCATCAGTTCGTGGGCCTCGCGCGCCTGATCGAAGGGCCTGACCGTATCCACCACGGGCTTGAGCCGGCCTTCGGCGAAGAACGGTGCCAGGCGCTCGGTGAACAGCTGCGCCAGGCCGATGCGGCGCTCCAGGGGGAGCGAGCGCATGGTCATGGCGCGCAGGGTGAGGCGCTTGAACAGCAGGGTACCCATGTCGATGCTGTCGTCGCGGCCGGCCATGATGCCCACCACCACCTGGGTGCCCTCCGGGCGCAGACACGCCATGTTCTCCTCCAGGTAGCCGCTGCCCCCGACCAGGTCGAGGATGACGTGGGCACCGGGACCGGTGTGCTGGCGCACGGCGTCCACCAGTGGGCCGTCCTGCTCCGCATGGGCGGCGTCCAACCCCCAGTGGCGCACGGCGTTCAGACGCTCCATGGACCGGCTGGTGCCCAGGGAGCGCGCCCCGAACGCACGGGTGAGCTGCATGGCGGCGATGCCGATACCGGATGTGGCGGCACGGATCAGGCACCAGCCACCCGGTTGCAGGCCGCCCTCCAGGAAGATGGCGCGGTAGGCGGTGAGAAACGCCTCGGGCACGGCGGCGGCGTCGGTGATGCTAAGGGATGCGGGCACGGCGATGGTCTCGCGCTCGTTCACCACCACCTGTTCGGCGTAGGCACCGCCGCCCACCAGCCCCATGACGCGGTCGCCGGGCTGCCGGCCCTGGACATTGCTGCCCACTTCGGTGACCACGCCGGCGTATTCGAGGCCGGGGACGTCCGGGTTGGTGCCGGGCGGGGCGGGATAGAGCCCCTGCCGTTGGAGGATATCGGCGCGATTGAGGCCGATGGCCTGGACGGCAATGCGGACATCCGTGGGACCCATCTCCGGGGGCTGGGTCTCGCGCAGCTCCAGAACGTCGGGTTTGCCGGGCTGGGTAATGGTCCAGGCCTTCATGGTGGTCTCCTCCGGTTGTCATGTTCTTGTTGAAAGTATCGTCAGCCGCCCGAAGCGCGCCAGCGAACGCGCCAGTCTCGGGAGGATCGGTGACGGCGTCAATGGCCGCCGGAAACGTGACCGAGTTCGCTTGCCGCGGGGGGCTCGCGCGCGGTATGATGCACCGCATCAATGTACAGACTGGTCTAGTCGAGGTAGGCATGGATACACCAGCGAACCTGTTGGGTTTCTGGGGCTCGGAGCCGGTGATCCGGCGTCTCTGGGCGAGCGAGCACGAGGACTGGTGCGAGCATCTTCTGCGGCTGGGTCCCCAGGACCGGCGCGATCGATTCGCCGGTGTGGTCAGCGATGCGTTCATCCGCAGCTACTGTGCCCGCGTGGATCCGTTCTCGCTGACCCTGTTCGGGGCTTTCGTGGACGGTGAGCTGCGGGCCGTGGGCGAGTTCGCCATGCTGAGCCACGACGCGCCACGGCGGGCGGAGCTGGCCTTCAGCGTGGAGTCGGGCTGGCAGAACCGCGGCCTGGGGACGGCGCTGTTCCGGCGGCTGGTGATGCATGCCCGCAACCGCGCCGTGTCCCGGGTGTACATCGTCTCCGAACCGGGCAACCGCCGCATGCACCGCATCGCCCGCAAGTTCGACATGACGCTCTCGGCGGAGTACGGCGAGACGGCCGGCCGCATGGAGCTGCTGGGGCCGTCGTACATGTCGGTCATGGAAGAGATGATGGAAGAGGGCATGGCGCTGTTCCGCAATGCCCCGAGGCTGCCCCTGCCGGGTGAGTAATCCCTGAGCAGGGTCAGAGCATCCCGGTCTGCAGCTTGGCCGCGTCGGTCATCATGTCCGCCGACCACGGCGGGTCGAACACCAGTTCCACGTTGCAGACTTCCACGGTGGGGACCAGCTCCACCTTGTGCTTGACGTCGCTGGCGATGATGTCGCCCAT encodes:
- a CDS encoding GNAT family N-acetyltransferase, with translation MDTPANLLGFWGSEPVIRRLWASEHEDWCEHLLRLGPQDRRDRFAGVVSDAFIRSYCARVDPFSLTLFGAFVDGELRAVGEFAMLSHDAPRRAELAFSVESGWQNRGLGTALFRRLVMHARNRAVSRVYIVSEPGNRRMHRIARKFDMTLSAEYGETAGRMELLGPSYMSVMEEMMEEGMALFRNAPRLPLPGE
- the gshA gene encoding glutamate--cysteine ligase — translated: MVRNAEKRLASLLNTHQRGLLRGSLKGLEKESLRVDRDGHIAQTPHPGALGSNLTHPWITTDYSEALLEFITPPEHEISSALAFLEDIHTFTYQNIGDELLWATSMPCIVGGDASIPIAWYGESNVGMMKHVYRRGLDWRYGRAMQAISGIHFNYSFSSAFWEVLKEHEGDTRDLQTFISDAYFRLIRNFQRFGWLIPFLFGASPAVCKSFTGGDNPGFGEFDAYTFYEPYGTSLRMSDVGYKNKAQAGLNISYNDLDAYVGSLERAISTEDPEWAKIGARVDGEWRQLNTNVLQIENEYYSFVRPKAVARSGEKPTRALRRAGVEYVEIRALDLDPFAPVGVVASQLHFLEALLVYCLLEDSPPISAREQGRINQNQGLVARKGRDPELMLDDGQGGIRLQEWADTICRDLACIAELLDQTRTDTPYGDAVALYHASVRDTDRTPSARVLESMRGNGENFIEFAMRQSRGHEQAFKSHPLDPDTRARFEAASRESLAEQAAVEQADTLTFEQYLARYFSQAAVS
- a CDS encoding NAD(P)H-quinone oxidoreductase encodes the protein MKAWTITQPGKPDVLELRETQPPEMGPTDVRIAVQAIGLNRADILQRQGLYPAPPGTNPDVPGLEYAGVVTEVGSNVQGRQPGDRVMGLVGGGAYAEQVVVNERETIAVPASLSITDAAAVPEAFLTAYRAIFLEGGLQPGGWCLIRAATSGIGIAAMQLTRAFGARSLGTSRSMERLNAVRHWGLDAAHAEQDGPLVDAVRQHTGPGAHVILDLVGGSGYLEENMACLRPEGTQVVVGIMAGRDDSIDMGTLLFKRLTLRAMTMRSLPLERRIGLAQLFTERLAPFFAEGRLKPVVDTVRPFDQAREAHELMESGVHTGKIVLANLDNAGG
- a CDS encoding lipocalin-like domain-containing protein, coding for MATDPEHRPIGRRMRWQLGVTVVAVLVLLLLLRMWSGEDDADTPEADGFDVTGALSGEEDAAGFARVTGPEPLSFPEDHGPHPDYRHEWWYVTGNVRDDDDRHFGFQVTLFRFNVAADPPEREAALATNQLWMGHLAITDTESGEFHHRERFVRGAAGLAGGVAEPFRVWVEDWEMTGEGDDMMPLRLQFPDDELGLDILLEPRKDLVLQGEDGYSRKGPEAGNASRYYSYTRLAASGELTVGDATHGVSGQAWMDREWGTSTLSEEQAGWDWFSIQLEDDRDIMFYHLRRDDGSIDPLSKGVLVAPDGESRVLSLDDVALEPERHWESDDGTRYPVAWRMQLPEEELDLRLEAVVDDQELRGAFRYWEGAIRVTAEQGPDGVGYAELTGY
- a CDS encoding TetR/AcrR family transcriptional regulator, with product MTTATPLPVTHDGMKSNQKQTRDTVRDAAFRLFGRHGYDGVSIDTIARAVGLSKGALYWHFDGKEALFRECLEGLESLFDEHIIAPMQAAATPREQLDTFFRGVSALAEDERIADGIAGYWQEPYNSAVNRVFREQLGRQEDKLRQLLQQCLAGLARERGERSVADLETRSETLMTLMEAVLLPLRRRNPAARGAIIGELRDTVLKAY